The Pseudoalteromonas luteoviolacea DNA window TCAATATAATTTCAGAAGTAACTGTTTAGGTCGTGATAAATTAGAGAGGCAAATAGTGTGAGCCAAGTCCAAGAACATGGAATAGTAAATGAGTTTATTAAATTGAAGTCTGCGCACTATTTAGATCCATTTCCAACAAGCTCTAAGAGAAAAGAAAAGTTAGAAAGATTAAGTGCCGCAATTATTGCAAATAAGCAACGGTTTGTTGAAGCCGCTAATAATGATTTCAGTATTCGAGCTGAATACGACACACTTGTGGCTGACATCATTCCAACTGTGAGTCATATTCGCTATTTGTGCCGGAAAATTGAGTCTTTTATGAAGCCTCACTCTAGATCTGCAGGCTGGCAGTTTTTTCCCTCTAGAGTGTGGGTTGAGTACGTACCCAAAGGTGTTATCGGCATTATTGCACCGTGGAATTATCCAATTCAATTAGCGCTTGTTCCGCTGGCGACTGCGCTTGCAGCGGGCAATAAAGTGATGATAAAACTCAGCGAATATACACCATCCGTTAATGAAGTGATGAAAGATGTACTCAAGTCAATTGAGAGCGATTGTATCGTAGTAGAGGGAGGACCTGATATTGCCTCTATGTTTAGCCATCAGCATTTTGATCACATATTTTTTACAGGCTCTACAGACGTCGGTAAGCAGGTTTATGCAGCAGCATCAAGAAATTTAGTGCCTGTTACTTTGGAGCTAGGTGGGAAATCACCCATGATAGTTTTAGCTGATGCAAACCAAGATAAAGCAGTGTTAGACATTATTTTTGCAAAAAAAATGAATGCGGGGCAGGTGTGTGTCGCACCTGATTATGTGCTTGTTGAAGAGTTTATTTATGAATCCTTTATTGCGAAACTCAAACATCAGCTCGTCAAACGTGACGATATGGAAAGACAAACAGGTATTGTAAATGAGCATCATGCCCGAAGATTAGAGTCTCTTATTGAAGATGTTATTGATATGGGCGTGGAAGTTTATCATTCAAAGCCGCTTGAAAATATTCGCGCAGATGATTTTGGTATGCACTTGATATTTAACCCGCCTTTAGATTCACGCATTATGCAAGAGGAAGTATTTGGGCCAATACTCAGCGTAATAAAAGTACGAGATTTAGTCGATGCTAAAAAGATAATTCAGCGCCAAGGCAGCCCGCTAACTAGCTATTTATATACAGACAACCTTAAAGCACAAAGAGACATTAGACAGTCTTTATTAGCTGGCTCAATCAGCATTAATGATATGCTGTTGCACGTCGCTGTGACTGATCTTCCATTTGGCGGGGTTGGTCACTCTGGGATGGGTCAATATCACGGTACAGAAGGGTTGGTGACTTTTAGCCATGCCAAATCAATATTTAAGTCGAACAGCCGAATTTGGCGAAGTAAGCTGTTTGCGGAATATAGCCATGCCATAAACAAATTGCTGACGTGGCTATATTTAAAATAATATCAAATTATTATTCAGCGAATCCGCTCCCAGCAATATAGGTATTAGCCTGAATTTTGTGGTAGATATCGTTAGCGATACGTTGACCTCTTTCTAACTGAGAGCGAGACAAGCTTTGCTCATCTAACTGGCGGCTTTCTGCGGCTTGTGCATACCCATTGAATTCAGCAAGCAGATTCCAAATGTACGAGCGCTCCACATTTTTTTGCACACCTAAGCCTTGATAATAGAGCAGGGCTAGATTGTACATGGCGAGTGTGTAGTTGTTGGCTGCTGCTCTTTCGTACCAAAACCGCGCTTTTACATAGTCTTGAACTACACCGTCACCATTGGCATGCATTACACCGAGGTTAAATTGTGCAGCAGGTAAGTTCTTTTTGGCAGCTTGAGTAAACAGGTCTACAGCTTTTTGCTTATCTAGTTTAACGCCACGTCCATCTTGATAAAGAACAGCAAGTGAAAACATAGCATCTGCGCTGCCTAGTTTCACGGCGCGTTGAAGTAGTTCAGCGGCTTTTCTAGGGTTTTTCGGTACGCCATATCCCCCGTCATACATTTTGGCCAATTCATACATGCCTGGTGCAAAGCCCATGTCTACCAAATATTGAAATTCTTTAATGGCAACATCAAATTGACCTTGATTTGCAGCAGCTATGCCTTCTTCTAACCCTGCAAGTGTTGGCGTAGAGCTGAGAATTAGCCCTGAGAATAAAAGTGTTTGGGTTAACTTTCGCATCTTAATTTCTCCTTATGGCACAGGGTTTTTTGTTTAGTTTAATGCACATATTATATTTATGCAGTTTAGACTATAACCTTATGAAGGGAAATAAAAAAAGCCCTTTCGGGCTTTTTAATTTTCATATCTACCGTCACCGATATGAGCAATGTAGCAAGTAAATGAGTTTGTGAATATACTGGGTCGAATAGTAATTCACTTAATGAAGCAAGCTTTGTGCGTATAATCCAAAATACTGCCTCATTGAGAATGATTATCAATAACTTTAAGTTGTTTGTCAACTGCAAATGATAATTAATTGTGTTTGGAGGGGTGGTGTTTAGATTCACTTTAGTATTTTTAGCATTGTTTATGCTGTCAGGTTGTTTTTACGGGACTGTGTATAAAAACTCAGACAGGCTAGCGTTAAACCAGCTTGAAGAATATGTGGAGCTCACAGACGATCAACAAGCGTGGTTTTTGAAAGAGTTTGGTCAACTACAGGTGATGCATCAGTCACGTTACTTGCCAATTTATCAAGGGTGGCTAAATGTGCTTAAAAATAGCTGGAAGGATATGGATGAGCAGCAATTATATGAGCTCAGTATGCAGGTCAATGCGCATTGGTATGAGCTCATTGTTGGCCTGAAGCCTGTTTCTGTTGAGTTTCTGATGTCGCTAGATAACTCGCAAAAAAAACAATTTATCGACAGTATCAAAGAAAAAATGCAATTGAGACAAAATGATGTAGAAAGGCAGACTCGGACCCTAACACGCTTTGAAGATATTTTGGGAAGTTTGAATAAAAAACAAAAAGATATGATATCGAAACATATTGATCAGGGATCTTTTTATCAAGAATTAAGGGTATTGAATAATCAAAATAGACTGACTGCAATAGAGTCACTATTAGTCCAAAGGCAGCTAGGTGAAGCTGACATTGAAAAACTGGGGCGCTATGTTGTAAATCACCCTCGTAATTGGCCTGAACATCGCATTGAGCAACGAGAAAGGCGTATTCGAACTCAAATAAAGTTCATGCTGAGTCTTCGAGAAACATTATCTAAAAATCAAAAAGAGGAATTAAACCAATACTTTGCTGAATTGAGTGACCTGTTAGCTGTGCTTAAAAATACAAAAATATAACGCGATTGGTTAAATGCTGGAATGTGTTCCAGCATAGATTAATGTTTGTTGTAGCCGCGCGATAAAAGTTTATGCTTTGCGCTTAACGGGACGATCAGGTTTTGCATATTCTAACCTGTCTATCTTGCTGGTGGTGTGGTAGCAGTCAAGCCCCGATACCGCAACTGTATCTAATTGTTCAAGGTTGATAAAGCCATCTTCTTTTACAGCAATATCAGCTACTTCAACATGTACAATTTCGCCTATAACGAGTACCGTTTTATTGAGCTCAATAGTCTGATGTTGTCTTAATTTTAAACCAATTTTAACCTGACTTTGTGAAACGAAAGGAGCTTCAAAACTTTCATGATAATAGGGAGTTAGCCCTGTTTCATCAAATTCAGATTGACCTACGTCATATCGAGCAGATGTTTGGTGCGCTTCTTGCCAAATGAGTGAGTTCACATGGTTTATCGTATACGTTTCGGTTTCTAATATATTCTCTAATGTGTCACGTCTGACGCTGTGAGGTCTGAATATGACACCCAGTAAAGGTGGATTAGCGCCTAGATGAAAAACAGAGCTGACGATAGACAAGTTGTCTTTCCCATTTAAATCGCGTGTTCCAATTAAATTCGCACTTTTATATCCCGATAAGCTGTTTATGAAATGCGCTCTGTAGCGCTCAGGGAGATTGAGTATGTCTTGGTTATTAACAATCATTTTATTACCATTGTATGTTCTTACCTTGCCAGTCAATGAAGTCGATGGCGCCGTTAAACTCTCTGTTGTTCTGAAATTTATTGAGTTGCTCTGCAACAAATTCAGGCTTGAATAATTTACCGTCGGGTACGTTGCTTTGAAATGGTTTAGACAAAGCGGAGTCAGTTGTTCCGGGGTGAAACAGCATTAGTTTGGCGTTACATTTTCGCCTTTGTAG harbors:
- a CDS encoding aldehyde dehydrogenase family protein: MSQVQEHGIVNEFIKLKSAHYLDPFPTSSKRKEKLERLSAAIIANKQRFVEAANNDFSIRAEYDTLVADIIPTVSHIRYLCRKIESFMKPHSRSAGWQFFPSRVWVEYVPKGVIGIIAPWNYPIQLALVPLATALAAGNKVMIKLSEYTPSVNEVMKDVLKSIESDCIVVEGGPDIASMFSHQHFDHIFFTGSTDVGKQVYAAASRNLVPVTLELGGKSPMIVLADANQDKAVLDIIFAKKMNAGQVCVAPDYVLVEEFIYESFIAKLKHQLVKRDDMERQTGIVNEHHARRLESLIEDVIDMGVEVYHSKPLENIRADDFGMHLIFNPPLDSRIMQEEVFGPILSVIKVRDLVDAKKIIQRQGSPLTSYLYTDNLKAQRDIRQSLLAGSISINDMLLHVAVTDLPFGGVGHSGMGQYHGTEGLVTFSHAKSIFKSNSRIWRSKLFAEYSHAINKLLTWLYLK
- a CDS encoding tetratricopeptide repeat protein; translation: MRKLTQTLLFSGLILSSTPTLAGLEEGIAAANQGQFDVAIKEFQYLVDMGFAPGMYELAKMYDGGYGVPKNPRKAAELLQRAVKLGSADAMFSLAVLYQDGRGVKLDKQKAVDLFTQAAKKNLPAAQFNLGVMHANGDGVVQDYVKARFWYERAAANNYTLAMYNLALLYYQGLGVQKNVERSYIWNLLAEFNGYAQAAESRQLDEQSLSRSQLERGQRIANDIYHKIQANTYIAGSGFAE
- a CDS encoding DUF6279 family lipoprotein, giving the protein MFRFTLVFLALFMLSGCFYGTVYKNSDRLALNQLEEYVELTDDQQAWFLKEFGQLQVMHQSRYLPIYQGWLNVLKNSWKDMDEQQLYELSMQVNAHWYELIVGLKPVSVEFLMSLDNSQKKQFIDSIKEKMQLRQNDVERQTRTLTRFEDILGSLNKKQKDMISKHIDQGSFYQELRVLNNQNRLTAIESLLVQRQLGEADIEKLGRYVVNHPRNWPEHRIEQRERRIRTQIKFMLSLRETLSKNQKEELNQYFAELSDLLAVLKNTKI
- a CDS encoding flavin reductase family protein, translated to MIVNNQDILNLPERYRAHFINSLSGYKSANLIGTRDLNGKDNLSIVSSVFHLGANPPLLGVIFRPHSVRRDTLENILETETYTINHVNSLIWQEAHQTSARYDVGQSEFDETGLTPYYHESFEAPFVSQSQVKIGLKLRQHQTIELNKTVLVIGEIVHVEVADIAVKEDGFINLEQLDTVAVSGLDCYHTTSKIDRLEYAKPDRPVKRKA